One stretch of Harmonia axyridis chromosome 1, icHarAxyr1.1, whole genome shotgun sequence DNA includes these proteins:
- the LOC123688651 gene encoding E3 ubiquitin-protein ligase RNF181-like: MDDEIQILSRFMTANFNIQRLLQEINYENTELGPPPPAAKHVIENLQEISVDDGKCSICLRHFCKGDKAIKLPCNHLFDKECIVQWLEKTNTCPMCRYEMETDDEEYEKIRKEKLRAKQREAELEILHNSMYS, from the exons ATGGACgacgaaattcaaattttatctaGATTTATGACtgcaaatttcaatatacaAAGATTACTTCAAGAAATAAACTATGAAAATACAGAATTGGGACCTCCACCACCTGCAGCTAAGCATGTAATTGAGAATCTGCAAGAAATATCAGTAGATGATG GCAAATGCAGTATTTGTTTAAGACATTTTTGTAAGGGAGACAAAGCAATAAAATTACCTTGTAATCACTTGTTCGATAAGGAATGTATTGTGCAATGGCTTGAAAAG ACAAATACTTGTCCTATGTGCCGTTATGAAATGGAGACAGATGATGaggaatatgaaaaaattagaaaGGAAAAGCTCAGAGCTAAGCAAAGAGAGGCCGAATTAGAAATTCTGCATAATTCTATGTACTCATAA
- the LOC123688650 gene encoding frataxin, mitochondrial translates to MSNYLHRNTIRLVRNLRYASRLSKLTSHLKFEENIPFKIPLSHNFNTRSNIFIQNRDNSSLSDSLYEKVCQETLQSLTEFFEELQEEQPELVNGDISYNDGVLTINLGQFGIYVINRQLPNKQIWLSSPVSGPKRYDYENGGWIYKHNNETLHTLLKEELSKLLNKPIDLSQCTHYRS, encoded by the exons atgTCCAATTATTTACACCGCAATACAATCAGATTAGTTCGAAATTTGAGATATGCCTCACGATTATCCAAGTTGACTTCACATTTGAAATTCGAAGAGAATATTCCTTTTAAAATACCTCTGTCGCATAATTTCAATACAAGAAGCAATATATTCATACAAAATAGAGATAACTCTTCATTAAGTGATAGTCTATATGAAAAAGTATGTCAAGAGACACTGCAATCTCTCACagaattttttgaagaattacaaGAGGAACAACCTGAATTAGTAAATGGAGATATTTCGTATAAC GATGGAGTTTTAACAATAAATTTAGGACAGTTTGGTATCTATGTTATAAATAGACAACTTCCAAATAAACAAATATGGTTGAGTTCTCCAGTTTCAGGTCCCAAACGATATGATTACGAGAATGGTGGATGGATTTATAAACACAATAATGAAACTTTACATACTCTTCTGAAAGAAGAATTATCGAAACTACTCAATAAGCCAATTGATTTATCTCAATGTACACACTACAGAAGTTGA
- the LOC123688649 gene encoding 39S ribosomal protein L43, mitochondrial, which produces MTNNSLLYLPSFLKNPSKNGVGRYVCQLQRVVLKFCKNHGGSRGMREFIEEDLLDFAKENPGVVVYLKPRRHRGPVIKAEYLSGNTQWLGCSMFTKDEIYKWLNLFKTQQGDKEGIRLRKLWHTETPSIQGPWTPYTFRSPKLNLVEYPNEKLSAAYEEKSATEELLEMFEKQKLHNVKLLKAEQ; this is translated from the exons ATGACgaataatagtttattgtaTCTGCCAAGCTTTTTGAAAAATCCTTCTAAAAATGGTGTTGGAAGATATGTTTGTCAACTTCAGAGagtagtattgaaattttgtaaaaatCATGGAGGCAGTAGAGGCATGAG GGAATTCATTGAGGAGGATTTATTAGATTTTGCGAAGGAAAATCCAGGTGTGGTAGTATATTTAAAACCTAGAAGACACAGAGGACCTGTCATAAAAGCTGAATATT tGAGTGGAAACACGCAATGGCTAGGTTGTTCAATGTTCACAAAggatgaaatttataaatggtTGAATCTTTTTAAAACACAACAGGGGGATAAAGAGGGAATCAGACTTAGAAAATTATGGCATACAGAAACCCCTTCGATTCAGGGTCCTTGGACTCCATACACATTCAGATCACCCAAGTTGAATTTAGTTGAATAtcctaatgaaaaattatctgcaGCATATGAGGAAAAAAGTGCAACAGAAGAATTATTGGAAatgtttgaaaaacaaaaacttcacaatgttaaattattaaaagCGGAACAGTAA
- the LOC123688645 gene encoding VPS35 endosomal protein-sorting factor-like, protein MASFHWKIKRDYFHIKKKLLRSTEDHPLKNVVVTERIPRKLSQIPIDNGLSANEQTSQAEDILDPLTMLALKDLDPLSRMQKEDIDLNIQSTDEPDLSPLDLWNVKKTAILNKYTTSSKISITSNEWPQGDKVERSQSMVDKVQNRLEQLDSNLENTNKKMEVTQAEYVERIEMLKRELEASWNSEQRVKAVKIAIQCAKLLAETEEMSFYPSKFVQITEILDIFGSFVYNRLKHMAETKTSGGRTVTLPEDFTPQMISESAKETCLNWFHKIASIRELVPRLYVELAIIKSYNFISTTEAQEALFRISNMINGIGNPLVAAYTRCYLCKVGQTMSISRKNNAYIMLNLDCIIENYNHLFTQNVKKALNREQMTMYKYFDLYMPALNFIVEILALNASDAELVNILQHCVKTKISYLVLNSILLVFKPSFVANRTVDFLEMIGQCADDGYTISTLLCSLGRALGKYPPPSEQLRPILRNIKKFSSSFYDLVEYIVYVEAWMPFVAKNFKVREINTILGDIIARIFNRDDCDYFMNQNKIIMKILLENVDDFEALLTVDNFLPFFDLFQQDSVRMEMCKLALKIFCESDIKISDPVVASTLSFLCTVLHDSVDALTPEDELRQIGSIICIVIRKIDYGRDVEQQLRFYVEARSSFSNIDSVLIELVQRTAALMVKTRDIMQGFHNRKTADFMRACAAYCFITIPSISSTTDRLELYLLSGQVALYNQCLGQADGCFKAILKTITEYDADPNRDEHYLVSFVKKFLSTILIIPDNPDFGVLSLLRSLLNILRKYDWDQNGTSLLSIYLCVLDLLSVMAQETLPYHVDKVDSNDTLYGSDEKFLSEIEKMCKIILTEVLNLLKEKGTSKKQSALMLELFVCLMNRCDLEDGLTRKLAFNLWQQCRKHGLIEKKFMESIKKYYKHKRSEINEEIMEQIFRD, encoded by the exons ATGGCTTCATTTCATTG gaaaataaaaaGGGACTATTTCCatataaagaagaaattattgagatcTACTGAAGATCATCCTTTGAAGAATGTAGTG GTTACTGAGAGAATTCCAAGAAAACTGTCTCAAATTCCAATCGATAATGGTTTGTCAGCAAACGAACAAACAAGTCAAGCAGAAGACATTCTGGATCCATTGACAATGTTGGCATTAAAAGATTTGGATCCACTTTCAAGAATGCAAAAAGAA GATATTGATCTAAATATACAAAGTACAGATGAACCTGATTTGTCTCCTCTTGATTTATGGAACGTTAAAAAAACAGCTATATTGAACAAGTACACTACTTCAAGTAAAATATCTATCACTTCAAATGAATGGCCACAGGGTGATAAAG ttGAACGAAGTCAAAGTATGGTGGATAAAGTTCAAAACCGTTTAGAGCAATTAGATTCCAATTTAGAGAACACCAATAAGAAAATGGAGGTCACTCAAGCGGAGTATGTTGAAAGAATAGAAATGCTCAAGAGGGAACTGGAAGCTTCTTGGAATTCTGAGCAAAGGGTAAAAGCAGTGAAGATTGCCATACAGTGTGCCAAATTACTTGCAGAAACAGAGGAAATGTCATTTTATCCCAGTAAATTTGTTCAGATCACTgaaattttagatatttttgGAAGTTTTGTTTATAATAGGCTCAAACATATGGCTGAGACTAA AACTAGTGGAGGTCGAACAGTTACACTTCCAGAAGATTTCACACCCCAAATGATATCAGAGTCTGCCAAAGAAACATGCTTGAACTGGTTCCATAAAATAGCTTCGATAAGGGAATTAGTGCCTCGTTTATATGTTGAATTAGCCATTATAAAGTCTTACAACTTCATTTCTACGAC GGAAGCACAAGAAGCGTTGTTTAGAATCTCCAATATGATAAATGGTATTGGTAATCCTTTGGTTGCTGCTTACACAAGGTGCTATTTGTGTAAAGTAGGACAAACCATGTCTATTTCTAGAAAGAATAATGCTTATATTATGTTGAATTTAGACTGCATCATCGAAAATTATAATCAT CTATTTACTCAAAATGTAAAGAAGGCTTTAAACAGGGAACAAATGACCATGTATAAGTATTTCGACCTCTATATGCCTGCTTTAAACTTCATTGTAGAGATTCTTGCACTAAATGCTTCTGATGCGGAACTAGTGAATATTTTGCAGCATTGCGTCAAGACGAAAATAAG ttatttgGTGCTGAACTCGATTTTATTGGTGTTTAAACCGAGTTTTGTTGCTAATCGAACAGTGGACTTTCTAGAAATGATAGGACAATGTGCTGATGACGGTTATACAATATCTACGTTGCTCTGTTCATTGGGCAGAGCTCTGGGTAAATATCCCCCGCCTTCAGAACAACTGAGACCGATTCTTCGGAACATAAAGAAATTCAGCAGCTCCTTCTATGACCTTGTAGAGTACATAGTATATGTTGAAGCTTGGATGCCATTTGTTGCGAAGAATTTTAAG gttcGAGAAATCAATACTATACTAGGGGATATTATTGCTCGGATCTTCAATAGAGATGACTGCGATTATTTCATGAATCAAAACAAGATCATTATGAAGATCCTATTGGAAAACGTCGACGATTTCGAGGCTCTATTAACTGTG GATAATTTCTTACCGTTTTTCGACCTGTTCCAACAGGATTCCGTCCGAATGGAAATGTGCAAGTTAGCACTGAAGATATTCTGCGAGAGCGATATTAAAATTAGTGATCCAGTGGTCGCCAGCACATTGTCTTTCTTGTGTACCGTTTTGCATGATTCGGTGGATGCTTTGACTCCTGAAGATGAGCTGAGGCAGATTGGCTCGATAATATGTATCGTCATAAGGAAAATTGATTACGGAAGGGACGTAGAACAACAGCTCAGGTTTTATGTGGAAGCTCGCAGTTCCTTCTCCAATATTGATTCTGTTCTGATAGAACTGGTCCAA AGAACTGCTGCACTCATGGTGAAAACTAGGGATATAATGCAGGGATTTCATAACCGCAAAACTGCAGATTTTATGCGAGCTTGTGCAGCTTACTGTTTCATCACAATCCCTTCTATTTCATCCACTACAGATCGTTTGGAATTGTATCTTCTTTCAGGTCAAGTGGCTCTTTATAATCAGTGTTTGGGGCAAG CCGATGGATGCTTCAAAGCCATCTTAAAAACAATCACCGAATATGATGCAGACCCGAACAGAGATGAGCATTATTTGGTATCCTTCGTTAAAAAGTTTCTTTCCACCATTCTGATAATTCCGGACAATCCAGATTTTGGAGTATTGAGTTTGCTCAGATCGTTGCTCAACATTTTACGCAAATACGATTGGGACCAAAATGGGACATCTCTACTATCCATTTATCTTTGCGTGCTGGATTTACTATCTGTAATGGCTCAGGAAACTTTACCGTATCATGTTGACAAAG TGGACTCGAACGACACCCTTTACGGCAGCGACGAGAAGTTCCTCAGCGAGATAGAAAAGATGTGCAAGATAATTTTAACGGAAGTCTTGAACCTTCTGAAAGAGAAAGGTACCTCTAAAAAGCAGTCTGCGCTCATGTTGGAGCTGTTCGTTTGTCTAATGAACAGATGCGATTTGGAAGACGGGTTGACACGAAAATTGGCCTTCAACTTGTGGCAGCAGTGTCGGAAACATGGATTGATCGAGAAAAAATTCATG GAAAgcataaaaaaatactataaacaTAAACGTTCAGAAATAAACGAAGAAATCATGGAACAAATATTTCGAGACTAA
- the LOC123688648 gene encoding protein KTI12 homolog, with translation MPLIILTGIPCSGKTTRCEELKNFFLEKNKEVIIVSEAEQIARSGFEKNLIYLDSNKEKHIRGLLKSEVLRYVTSTNLVILDGLNYIKGFRYELYCGTKSNKATQCTIHAEINRQESWKINDSRNETEKYTKEVYDALVLRYEEPDGNNRWDAPLFMIFPDQELDKDKIYSTLFDKEAPKPNKSTQNAPLSSTNFLYDLDQSTKKIVASIIKAKKQNLVGKVQIPEFENLYIDVSKVSIPDLSRLRRQYISYSKLNPPNSQEISSLFVQYLNTSLT, from the exons atgccACTTATTATATTAACTGGAATTCCTTGTAGTGGAAAAACTACTAGGTGTGAGGagttgaagaattttttcttaGAGAAAAATAAGGAAGTGATTATTGTTAGCGAAGCTGAACAAATTGCCAGATCTGGATTTGAAAAGAACTTGATATATTTGG aTTCTAATAAAGAGAAACACATTAGAGGGTTACTCAAGTCTGAAGTTTTGCGATATGTTACATCAACAAACCTAGTGATATTAGATGGACTAAATTATATCAAAG GTTTTAGGTATGAATTATACTGTGGTACAAAATCAAATAAGGCAACTCAGTGCACTATTCATGCTGAAATAAACAGACAAGAATCTTGGAAAATAAATGACAGTAGGAATGAAACAGAGAAATACACAAAAGAAGTATATGATGCTCTGGTGTTGAGATATGAAGAACCTGATGGTAACAACAGGTGGGATGCTCCTTTATTTATGATTTTTCCTGATCAGGAATTAGATAAAGACAAGATTTACTCTACCTTATTCGATAAGGAGGCACCCAAACCAAACAAATCTACCCAAAAT gCACCTTTGAGCTCAACGAACTTTTTATATGATCTCGAtcagtcaacaaaaaaaattgtagctTCGATAATAAAGGCCAAGAAGCAGAATTTGGTGGGCAAAGTGCAGATCCCTGAATTTGAGAACCTTTACATAGATGTTAGTAAGGTCTCTATACCAGATCTGTCTAGACTGAGAAGGCAATATATTTCTTACTCAAAGTTGAATCCTCCGAATTCTCAAGAAATATCATCTCTGTTTGTACAATATTTAAATACAAGTTTGACATAG
- the LOC123688647 gene encoding flap endonuclease 1, which translates to MRLWRQIRKKIIIAWNIGSNQFIFICCISIETLTMGILNLTKLLQDVAPMAIKESEMKNYFGRKIAIDASMCLYQFLIAVRSEGAQLTSVDGETTSHLMGMFYRTIRLLENGIKPVYVFDGKPPEMKSGELSKRAEKRAEAQKSLDKATEAGDTAEMEKFNRRLVKVTKLHAQEAKELLALMGIPYIDAPCEAEAQCAAMVKAGKVYGTATEDMDALTFGSSILLRHMTFSEARKMPIQEIQHSKILESLELNQDEFIDLCILLGCDYTDSIRGIGPKKAISLMKEHKSIEKILEHIDKSKYPPPENWNYVEARRLFKEPDVADPETIDLKWSPPDEEGVVKYLCGDKQFSEDRVRNGLKKIIKSRSGSTQSRLDSFFSVTTTPAKRKLEDNKKNTPNKKSKSGGGGRGRKPK; encoded by the exons ATGAGGTTATGGCGGCAAAtcagaaagaaaataataattgcaTGGAATATTGGATCtaatcaatttatttttatttgttgcATTTCAATAGAAACATTGACCATGGGTATTTTAAATTTGACGAAATTACTACAAGACGTTGCACCTATGGCAATAAAAGAGtccgaaatgaaaaattattttg GTAGGAAAATAGCCATTGATGCTTCTATGTGTTTATATCAATTTCTAATAGCAGTAAGAAGCGAGGGAGCTCAACTGACTTCAGTTGATGGGGAGACAACATCTCATTTAATGGGAATGTTCTATCGTACCATAAGATTACTCGAAAATGGTATCAAACCAGTTTATGTATTCGACGGTAAGCCACCTGAaatgaaatcaggtgaattgaGTAAACGAGCTGAGAAAAGAGCAGAGGCTCAAAAGAGTTTGGATAAAGCAACTGAAGCTGGAGATACTGCCGAAATGGAAAAGTTTAATAGGAGGTTAGTGAAGGTTACCAAACTCCACGCGCAGGAAGCTAAAGAATTACTGGCCCTCATGGGAATACCCTACATTGACGCCCCTTGTGAAGCCGAAGCTCAATGTGCTGCTAtg GTGAAAGCAGGTAAGGTGTACGGGACTGCGACAGAAGATATGGACGCTTTAACATTTGGATCCAGCATATTACTTCGTCATATGACTTTCAGCGAAGCACGTAAAATGCCCATTCAGGAGATTCAACATAGCAAAATTTTAGAATCTCTTGAACTCAATCAAGACGAA TTTATCGATCTCTGTATATTATTAGGATGTGATTATACTGATAGTATTAGAGGTATTGGACCTAAAAAGGCCATTTCTCTTATGAAGGAACATAAAAGCATCGAAAAAATTCTGGAACATATCGATAAGAGCAAGTATCCTCCCCCTGAAAACTGGAACTACGTAGAGGCTAGAAGATTATTTAAAGAACCTGATGTAGCCGATCCAGAGACTATAGAT CTGAAATGGTCACCTCCTGATGAAGAAGGTGTTGTGAAATATCTATGTGGCGATAAACAGTTCAGCGAAGACAGAGTTAGAAAcggtttaaaaaaaatcatcaaaagcaGGAGTGGTTCAACACAGAGTAGGTTAGATAGTTTCTTTAGTGTGACTACAACTCCGGCCAAAAGGAAATTAGAAGACAATAAGAAAAACACCCCGAACAAGAAAAGCAAATCCGGTGGAGGTGGAAGGGGAAGGAAGCCTAAATGA